The following are from one region of the Falco biarmicus isolate bFalBia1 chromosome 1, bFalBia1.pri, whole genome shotgun sequence genome:
- the LOC130143891 gene encoding apelin receptor A-like → MEYAEAEEYYYGEEVAGNATGEACEWQADWEASFSLLPLLYLLVFALGLSGNGLVLLTVWRGPRARRRSADAYIGNLALADLAFVATLPLWAAYTALRFHWPFGAALCKLSSFLVLLSMFASAFCLGGLSAERCRAAAPPPRAAPRRRPAGLGPLAALWAAAAAAALPALLLREARRGPRNRTLCELAAGGAGRAAALSLGATAVGFAAPLLLMAVCYCCVGAAVRRHLRPRRRLLRLMAALVAVFAGCWLPFHLLKSLFALAAAGLLELPCALLGLIARLHPYATCLAYLNSCLNPLLYAFLDGRFRARCRLLLGQRRPAAAAASSTPSGPTQRSELPPAGTKL, encoded by the coding sequence ATGGAGTACGCGGAGGCGGAGGAGTACTACTACGGGGAGGAGGTGGCGGGCAACGCGACGGGGGAGGCGTGCGAGTGGCAGGCGGACTGGGAGGCGTCCTTCTcgctgctgcctctgctgtacCTGCTGGTTTTCGCCCTGGGGCTGTCGGGCAACGGGCTGGTGCTGCTGACGGTGTGGCGCGGCCCGCGGGCGCGGCGCCGCTCCGCCGACGCCTACATCGGCAACTTGGCGCTGGCCGACCTGGCCTTCGTGGCCACGCTGCCGCTGTGGGCCGCCTACACGGCGCTGCGCTTCCACTGGCCCTTCGGCGCAGCGCTCTGCAAGCTCAGCAGTTTCCTGGTGCTGCTCAGCATGTTCGCCTCCGCCTTCTGCCTGGGCGGCCTCAGCGCCGAGCGctgccgcgccgccgccccgccgccccgcgccgccccccgccgccgccccgccgggctggGCCCGCTGGCCGCGCTctgggcggcggcggcggcggcggcgctgccggcgctgctgctgcgggaggcgcggcgcggcccgcgCAACCGGACGCTGTGCGAgctggcggcgggcggcgcggggcgggcggcggcgctgaGCTTGGGCGCCACGGCGGTGGGCTTCGCCGCGCCGCTGCTGCTGATGGCCGTCTGCTACTGCTGCGTGGGCGCCGCCGTCCGCCGCCACCTCCGCCCGCGCCGGCGGCTGCTGCGGCTGATGGCGGCGCTGGTGGCCGTATTCGccggctgctggctgcccttcCACCTGCTCAAGAGCCTCTTCGCGCTGGCGGCAGCcgggctgctggagctgccctgcgcGCTGCTGGGGCTCATCGCCCGCCTGCACCCCTACGCCACCTGCCTGGCCTACCTCAACAGCTGCCTCAACCCGCTGCTCTACGCCTTCCTCGACGGGCGGTTCCGCGCCCGCTGCCGCCTACTGCTGGGGCAgcgccgcccggccgccgccgccgcctcctcgaCGCCCAGCGGCCCCACGCAGCGCTCGGAGCTGCCCCCGGCCGGCACCAAGCTGTAG